Within Streptomyces roseirectus, the genomic segment TGCTCCAGCAGCCAGGCGTACTCGTCCTGCATCTCGTGGACCTTCTCCATGCGGGTGGTGTCCCGCTGGACGTTGGCCGGCATCTGCTGGAGCCGCCGGTCGACCGCGACCAGGTACCGCATCAGGTCCGGCAGCCGCCGAAGCCCCGCCCGCGTCACGAAACCGGGCCGTACGAGCCCGTCCAGCTGCGTCCTGACGTCCCGTAGGTTCGCGAGCAGCGCGGGGCTGCTGACGGCCTTCAGGCGCCGTTCGGCGGCCTGCCAGGCGGCGAGCACCTGCTGCACCGCCCCGACGGTCCGCACGGTCGTGTCGACGATCTCCGCGCGCACCTTGTCGTACAGCTTCCGGTACGACGACTCGTCCCACGCCGGGCCCCCGAAGTCACCGATCAGCTTGTCGGCGGCGGCCATCGCGCAGTCGTCGAACAGTGCCTGGATCGAACCGTGCGGATTCGCCGACAGCGCGAGCTTCTGCGCGTTGGTCAGCTTCTCGGAAGCGAACTTTGCGGGGTTGACCGGAATGTTGCGCAGGATCAGCCGCCGCGTGCCCTTCCACATCGCCTGCTGCTGCTCGGCCTCCGTGTCGAAGAGCCGGACGGAGACGGTGTCCCCGTCGTCCACCAGCGCCGGGTACGCCTTCACGGGCTGGCCGGCCCGCCGGGTCTCGAAGACGCGGCTCAGCGAGCCGATCGTCCAGTCCGTCAGGCCCTTGCGCTCCAGGGACTCGCCGCCCTCGCGCTCGGCGGTGACCGCGGCGGCCTTGGACAGCGCCTGGCGCGCCTTCGGCTTCAGCTGGAGACGCAGCGCCTCCAGGTCCTTGTCCTCGGCGAGCTTGCGGCGCCGCTCGTCCACGATCCGGAACGTGATCCGCAGATGCTCCGGGACGCGGGCCCAGTCGAAGTCGTCCGCCTCGAAGGGGACGCCGACCATGCGCTTCAACTCCCGCGCCATGGCGGTCGTCAGGGGCTCCTGGACGGGAACCGTGCTGTCCAGGAAGCGCTTCGCGAAGTTCGGGGCCGGGACGTAGTTGCGGCGGATCGGCTTCGGGAGGGAGCGGATCAGCTCCGTCACCAACTCCTCGCGCAGGCCCGGGATCTGCCAGTCGAAGCCGTCGTCCGTGACCTGGTTGAGGACCTGGAGCGGGATGTGGACGGTCACGCCGTCCGCGTCCGCGCCGGGCTCGAACTGGTACGTCACACGGAACTTGAGCTGACCCTGGCGCCAGCTGTCGGGATAGTCCGCCTTGGTGACCGCCTCCGCCGACTCCCGAATGAGCATCGCGCGCTCGAAGTCCAGGAACTCCGGCTGCTCGTGCCGCTTGTGCTTCCACCACGAGTCGAAGTGGGCGCCGGACACGACGTGTTCGGGCACCCGCTGGTCGTAGAAGTCGAAGAGGGTGTCGTCGTCGACGACGATGTCCCGGCGCCGGGCGCGGTGTTCTAGTTCTTCGACCTCGCTCAACAGCTTCCTGTTGTCCGCGAAGAACTTGTGGTGCGTGCGCCAGTCGCCCTCGACGAGCGCGTTGCGGATGAACAGCTCGCGGCTGACCTCGGCGTCGATCCGCCCGTAGTTGACCTTGCGCTGCGCGACGAGCGGGACGCCGTACAGCGTCACCTTCTCGTACGCCATCACCGCCGCGAGGTCCTTCTCCCAGTGCGGTTCGGAGTAGGTCCGCTTCAGCAGGTGCTCGGCGAGGGGTTCGACCCACTCGGGCTCGATGCGGGCGTTGACGCGGGCCCACAGGCGGGAGGTCTCCACCAGCTCCGCCGACATCACGAACCGCGGGGGCTTCTTGAAGAGCGCCGAGCCCGGGAAGATCGCGAACTTGGCGCCGCGGGCGCCCAGATACTCGTTCCGGCCGCCCTCCTTGCGCGGGTTGCCGGCGGCGTCCTTGGTCTCCTTCACGTCCTTCATGCCGACGTGGGAGAGGAGACCGGCGAGGAGGGAGACGTGGATGCGGTCGCCGTCCGCGTCCTGCTCGTTGAGGTGGATGCCCATCTGCTTGGCGACCGTGCGCAGTTGGGTGTAGATGTCCTGCCACTCGCGGATGCGCAGGAAGTTCAGGTACTCCTGCTTGCACATCCGGCGGAACGACGACGAGCCGCGCTCGCGCTGCTGCTCCCGCACGTACCGCCACAGGTTCAGGAACGCCAGGAAGTCGCTGGTCTCGTCCTTGAAACGGGCGTGCTGCTGGTCCGCCTGCGCCTGCTTGTCCGACGGGCGCTCGCGCGGGTCCTGGATGGACAGCGCGGCGGCTATCACCATGACCTCGCGGGCGCAGCCGTTCTTGTCGGCCTCCAGGACCATGCGGGCGAGCCTCGGGTCCACCGGGAGCTGGGCCAGCTTGCGGCCGGTCTCCGTGAGCCGCTTGCGCGGGTCCTTCTGCGCCGGGTCCAGGGCGTTCAGCTCCTGGAGCAGCTGGACGCCGTCGCGGATGTTGCGGTGGTCCGGCGGGTCGATGAACGGGAACTTCTCGATGTCGCCGAGGCCGGCCGCCGTCATCTGGAGGATGACCGAGGCGAGGTTCGTGCGCAGGATCTCCGCGTCCGTGAACTCCGGGCGGGTCAGGAAGTCGTCCTCGGAGTACAGGCGGATGCAGACGCCGTCGCTGGTACGGCCGCAGCGGCCCTTGCGCTGGTTCGCGCTCGCCTGGCTGACCGGCTCGATCGGCAGGCGCTGCACCTTCGTGCGGTGGCTGTAGCGGCTGATGCGGGCGAAGCCCGGGTCGATCACGTACTTGATGCCGGGGACCGTGAGGGAGGTCTCCGCGACGTTCGTCGCCAGAACGATCCTGCGGCCCGTGTGGGGCTGGAAGACGCGGTGCTGTTCGGCGTGCGAGAGGCGGGCGTACAGGGGGAGTACTTCCGTGAACCGGTACTTCTTCTTCTCCAGCGCGTCCGCCGTGTCCCGGATCTCCCGCTCGCCGGACAGGAAGACCAGGATGTCGCCGGGGCCCTCGCCCTGAAGTTCCTCTACGGCGTCGCAGATCGCGGTGATCTGGTCGCGGTCGGCGTCCTCGGAGTCGTCCTCCAGGAGCGGGCGGTAGCGGACCTCCACCGGGTACGTCCGGCCGCTCACCTCGATGATCGGGGCGTCGCCGAAGTGGCGGGAGAAGCGTTCCGGGTCGATCGTCGCGGAGGTGATGACGACCTTGAGGTCGGGGCGCTTGGGGAGGAGCTGGGCGAGGTAGCCGAGCAGGAAGTCGATGTTCAGCGACCGCTCGTGCGCCTCGTCGATGATGATCGTGTCGTAGGCGCGCAGCTCGCGGTCCGTCTGGATCTCCGCGAGGAGGATGCCGTCCGTCATCAGCTTGACGAACGTCGCGTCCGGGTCGACCTGGTCGGTGAACCGGACCTTCCAGCCGACGGCCTCGCCGAGGGGGGTGCGCAGCTCCTCGGCGACGCGTTCGGCGACCGTGCGGGCGGCGATCCGGCGGGGCTGGGTGTGGCCGATCATGCCCTTGACGCCGCGGCCCAGCTCAAGACAGATCTTCGGGATCTGCGTCGTCTTCCCGGACCCCGTCTCGCCGGCCACGATGACGACCTGGTGGTCGCGGATGGCCGCCGCGATGTCGTCCTTCTTCTGGCTGACCGGAAGCTGCTCGGGATAGGAGACGGCCGGCACTCTTCCGGTCCGCTGGGCCATCCGTTCGGCGCACTTCTCCACCTCCGCCCCGATCTCGGCGAGCACCGCGGTCCGGGCTTCCGGCTTCCGAATCTTCCGCGCACCCTCAAGCCTGCGGCCGAGCCGGTGCGCATCGCGCAACGAGAGCTCGGTGAGGCGGGAAGCGAGGTTCCCGAGGGCGGGGGCAGGCTGCGTAGACATACGCCACCCAGGATCTCATCCTCCCGAAATCCCTGGCGAACCCTTTTGCCCCCGACCCTTCCGCCCTCGCTCCTTCTGCCCCGCCCGGCGTCCGTCAGCGGACGTCCACGTAGTCCTCGGTCCCGGCTCCCACGAAATGCCGGTAGTCGGGTTCGAGGAAGACCGGCACCCAGGTGCCGTCCTGCTGGGCCCGGAACCCCTTGCTGAACGAGCCGTTCGTCCTGTTCGAGGTGACCGTCGCCATCAGATACCAGGTCTTCTTGCCCTGGGGCCGGAAGAGGATCTGCACCTTCCGTGAGCCGTACGCCTTCCACGCGGCGCCGGGCGCGCGTTCCTGGAGGACACCCCTGACGGTGATCGTGCGCCCCTTGCGCACCGGCTCCGGCGACGCGTCGGCGTTCGCGATCCGCGTGTCCACGCGGTTGCGGCGCAGGACGGCGCTCGTGGTGCCCCTGATGTCCTTCGCGGTGGAGCCCGCGTAGGACAGCCGCCAGTAGCCGTCCGTGTAGCCGGGCAGGTCCTTCACCCAGAACTGGGAGTCGAACGACGTCCGCACGGTCTTCTGGGTGCGCCAGCCGGTCTTGCCGTTCGGCGAGTACTGGACGGCGACGTCGACCGGGCCGTCGAAGTGGTTGCCGACGGGGCGCAGGATGCCGCTCATCTCCAGCCGCGCGTACTCGTCGATCCGTGCGGTGAACTCCGTGAACCGGCTCGTCGAGGTGACCGCCACGCGGACGTCGGCGGTCGCCGTCTGCTGGATCCAGGGGTTGCGCGGGTAGTACGGGAAGCGGACCTGGTAGACGGCGGTGGCGTAGCCGTACTGGGAGAAGACGAAGCGGCCGTTCGGGTCCGTGGTCGCCTCGGACGGGTGCGAGACGCTGCTGTCTTTGTAGTCCATCTCGACGGGGACACCGGCCAGGGGCTTCCAGGTCGTGCCGCTTTGGTACTCGGCCTTGCCGGTGACGGTGTACGACTGGTTGGCGACGGGGTGGAAGCTGTTCCTGTCGAGGATGATGCGGGTGGGGGCCTGTTGGGGGTCGACGTTGACGCTGGGGGCATCGGCGTAGCCCAGGTCGCCCTGGTAGGTGGCCCAGAACCAGGTGTCGCCCGGGACCTCACTGGTTCGGGAGAACCGGCCCGCCTCGTCCGTGACCAGAGTGAACGTCCCCTGGCCCGATTTGACGTCCACGGAGGCGTCCGGGAACGGGACCGTCTCCCGGCTCCTGGGATCGCGGACGACCATGCCGCCGCTGACCGTGACGCGCTTGTCCTCGATGGTCGGCGCGGACGGGGTCGCGGTGAAGTCCGTGAACACCGGCTGCTTCGCGTAGTGCAGGGTCCCGGCGTTCTTCTTGACCGTCGTCTCGCCCGCCGAGTTCGTCGCCTCGACGTCGATCGTGTAGTCCCCCAGCGTCTCCAGATGCACCGGCGGCGACGACCAGACGCCCTCCCACTGGCTGACCCAGTACGTCTCCTTGAACTCGGTGACGGTCGCCACCGGCGCATCGCCCTCCGCGCTGCCCACGGGACGAAGACTCGCCTTGACCTTCTCGATCTCCCCACCGAAGTTCAGCCGCACATCGACGACCGACCAGTCGGTGGAGTGACTGCGCGCCTCCATGACCGTCGGTCCCGCCGCGTACGCCGTCCCCGGCAGCCCGATCCCGGCCAGCAGAACGGCACCGGCTGTCAGCAGCCCCTGGCTGATACGTCTCAAGAAACCCCCCTAGGTTCCGGATACAACAACACCCCCACCGGTTACCCGGTGAGGGTGTGTGCTGTGGCTGGGGCCGGGGTCGAACCGGCGACCTACCGCTTTTCAGGCGGTCGCTCGTACCAACTGAGCTACCCAGCCGAGGAGAACCAGCGAGTGGAACTCCAGCGGTCCTGACGGGATTTGAACCCGCGGCCTCCACCTTGACAGGGTGGCGAGCACTCCAAACTGCTCCACAGGACCTTGCGTTGTGCGAACAGTGTCGCACAGGGTGTTGCGTGCCCCCAACGGGATTCGAACCCGTGCTACCGCCTTGAAAGGGCGGCGTCCTAGGCCGCTAGACGATGAGGGCTATCGGCCCGCCTGGGCGCTTTGTCAGCGCGTCGGGGACGTCTGAAGCATAGGGGATGGCTGGAGGGATCGCCAAAACGGATTACGAGGGGGAGGGGGACGGGGGCGCCCCGGGCTTGTTCTCCTCGGCGAGGTGGCGGCTCACCTCGGCCGTGGTCTCGCCGAGCCCGCCGAGCTTGATCTCGTCCCACGCCTGGAGCCGGCGGCTGTCGCGGTCGAAGTAGAGGATGGACGCCTCGATGGGGTCGGGGTACTTGCCCTCGACGGCGCGGAGGCCGCTTCCGCCGGTGGAGCCTTCGACGCGCAGCCGGGTGCCGTTCTTCATGACCTCGGTCTGCCGGTGGTGGAGGTGTCCGGAGAGGACGAGGGGAACCGTCCCGTCGACTTCCCGCGCGGCGTCCGGCTCGTGGACGACCGCCACATCGGCCGGCGGCCCGAGCCGCAGCGCGCCCGCGAGCCGTCGCCCGGCGGCTTCCTGGACCCCCTCCTCGCGCGCCGCGGACCGGTCCGGCGTGAACTGGGGGTCGCCGATCCCGGCGAAGCGCAGCCCGGCGAGGGTGACGCTCCGCCCGTCGTCGAGGACGTGGACGCCCCGCATCCGGGCGAGGTACCGCTGGGTGACGAGGGAGTCGTGGTTGCCGCGGACCCAGACGTACGGCGCCCCGAGGTCGGCGATGGGGTCGAGGAACCCGTTCTCGGCGGCCGACCCGTGGTCCATCGTGTCGCCGGAGTCGACGATGACGTCCACGTCGTACTGCTCGACCAGCGAGGCGACGATTTTCCAGCTCGCGGGGTTGAGGTGGATGTCGGAGACGTGCAGGACGCGCACGGTCGTCGGGTCGGGCCGGTAGACGGGCAGCGTCGAGGTGACGTCGTACAGCTTGGTCACGTTCGTCACGAGGCGGGCGAGTTCCTGCTGGTAGACGTCGAACTCGGTGACGATGCTGCGGGCGTCGCCGACGAGGGAGGGGGCGGAGGACAGGAGCCCGGAGAAGCGGGGTTCGAGGACCGACTCCGGTTTCCAGGTGGCGAACGCGGTGGCGCCGGACGCGGTGAGCAGGGACAGCGCGAGGCCCCCGGCCAGCAGCGCCCGGCGCGGCCGGCGGTACACCGCGAGCCCGAGCGCCGTCGCCCCCGTCACGACCGCCGCGTAGGAGCGGACCACGAGGTCGAGCGCGCCGTGCGAGACGTCGCGGGCGACCTCGTCCTGGAGCCCGGAGAGCCGTTCGGGGTGGTCGACGAGGGCCTGGGAGCGGACGGGGTCGAGCTGGTCGACGTTGACGTCGAGGCGGACCGGCGCGGTGTGGGTGTCGAGGGCGAGCGCGCCGAGCGGCGAGACGTTGATCTTCGTGCCGCCGTCGATCGAGGGCCGCAGCGTCATCGTCGTGTCCATCGGGCCGACCGAGGTGCGGACGTTTCCGACGATCAGCAGGCCCAGCCAGGCGCCGACGAGGACGACGGCGACCATGCCGAGGGCGCCGCGCCAGCGGATCAGGGACTCCTGCAGACGGGACATTGCTGCCGTATGCCCCGGTGCGCGCACGGGTATGCGGACACAACAGGGACCGGCACAGGGCTCCGGCGTACCTGACAATGGGCGTGTGCTGGAGATGACGCGCGAGGAGTTCGAGGAACTGGTCGCCGAAGCGCTCGACCGGATCCCCCCGGAGCTGACGCGGCTCATGGACAACGTGGCGGTGTTCGTCGAGGACGAACCACCCGCCGACGACCCGGAGTTGCTGGGCCTGTACGAGGGGACGCCGCTGACGGACCGGGGCGAGTGGTACGCGGGCGTCCTGCCCGACCGGATCACCATCTACCGGGGTCCGACCCTGCGGATGTGCGAGACGCGGGAGGAGGTCGTCGCGGAGACCGAGGTGACCGTCGTCCACGAGATCGCGCACCACTTCGGCATCGACGACGAGCGGCTGCACGCGCTGGGCTACGGCTGAGCGCGTGTCCTCTTACGGGCGGCGGGAGTTGGAGGGGTGACTTCTTCCCCCTCACCCGGAGGCTCCCGTGCGCTCCTGTTCCGTTTCCGTCCGGCTGGCCGCCTCGCTGCTGGCCGTCGCCGCCGCCTCCGGCTGCATGAGTGTCGGGGACGACGGCGCGGGCGCCGGTGCCGTGAAGCCGTCCCGGTCGGCGGGCGGGCCGGGTGGCGTCGCGCCGGACGGCGGCAAGGCGGGCTCGGGCCGGTACGTGGACGGTCCGGCGCGCGAGGGCGACGGCAAGGGCCCGCACGACGGGCACGCGGACGGCACCGGCGAGCCGTCCGCGTCGCCGTCCGCGTCGGTCTCGGCGGGCGCGTCGCCGTCGGCGCCCGCCCCTAAGCCGGGGGGCGGTGGGCCGGGGCCGGGGAAGCCGGTGCCGACGCGTTCGCCGGTGCCGCAGGAGCCGCAGCCGTCGCCGGAGCAGCCGACGCCGCCGGTGGAGTCGCCGTCGCCCTCGCCGGAGCCGTCGCAGCCCGAGCCGTCGCCGTCCGCACAGGAGCCGGCACCCAGCTGACCTGCGCGGTTTGCCTAGTGGGGGGTGAGGTGCGTATGGTGGTAGATCGTTTGATCCCATTTGCCCGGCGCCAACGCAGAGCGCGCCGTGTGGCGCGTACTCTCCTTTGCCGTGGCGGACCGCATAGAGGCGGTCGTAGTGCAGAAATCACGGAGTTGACGGGCGCGTGCCGACGAGACTCCGGAAGGTTTCGCATACGCATGTCCATTTCCAGTTCTGATCAGGTCGTCGAGTCGGTCGTCGAGTCCGAGGAGTTCGTCTCGGACGAGGCCGTCGAGGTCTCCGAAGACACCACCCCCGAGATCACCTTCGCCGACCTCGGTCTCCCCGAGGGTGTCGTGCGCAAGCTCGCGCAGAACGGCGTCACCACCCCCTTCCCGATCCAGGCCGCGACCATCCCGGACGCGCTCGCGGGCAAGGACATCCTGGGCCGGGGCCGCACCGGCTCCGGCAAGACCCTCTCCTTCGGCCTGCCGACGCTGGCGCGTCTCGCCGGCGGCCAGACCGAGAAGAAGCGCCCCCGCGCCGTCATCCTCACCCCGACCCGTGAGCTGGCGATGCAGGTCGCGGACGCGCTCCAGCCCTACGGCGACGTCGTCGGCCTGAAGATGAAGGTCGTCTGCGGCGGTACGTCGATGGGTAACCAGATCTACGCCCTGGAGCGTGGCGTCGACATCCTCGTCGCCACCCCGGGCCGGCTGCGCGACATCATCAACCGGGGCGCCTGCTCCCTGGAGGACGTCGAGGTCGCCGTCCTCGACGAGGCCGACCAGATGTCCGACCTGGGCTTCCTGCCCGAGGTCACCGAGCTGCTCGACCAGGTCCCGGCGGGCGGCCAGCGGATGCTGTTCTCCGCGACGATGGAGAACGAGATCTCCACGCTGGTCAAGCGCTACCTCGTCGACCCGGTCTCGCACGAGGTCGACGCGGCGCAGGGCGCGGTGACGACCATGTCGCACCACATCCTCATCGTGAAGCCCAAGGACAAGGCGCCGGTCACCGCCGCGATCGCCTCCCGCAAGGGCCGCACGATCATCTTCGTCCGCACCCAGCTCGGCGCCGACCGCGTCGCGGAGCAGCTGCGCGAGTCCGGTGTGAAGGCGGACGCGCTGCACGGCGGCATGACCCAGGGCGCGCGCACCCGCACGCTGGCCGACTTCAAGGACGGGTACGTCAACGTCCTGGTCGCCACGGACGTCGCCGCGCGCGGTATCCACGTCGACGGCATCGACCTCGTCCTGAACGTGGACCCGGCCGGCGACCACAAGGACTACCTGCACCGGGCGGGCCGCACCGCTCGCGCGGGGCGCACCGGGACCGTCGTCTCGCTGTCCCTGCCGCACCAGCGGCGCCAGATCTTCCGGCTGATGGAGGACGCGGGCGTCGACGCCGGGCGGCACATCATCCAGGGCGGGTCGGCGTTCGAGCCGGAGGTCGCGGAGATCACCGGCGCGCGGTCGATGACCGAGGTGCAGGCGGAGTCCGCGGGCAACGCGGCCCAGCAGGCCGAGCGTGAGGTCGCCCAGCTCACCAAGCAGCTGGAGCGGGCGCAGAAGCGGGCCGCCGAGCTGCGTGACGAGGCCGACCGGCTCGTCGCCCGGGTCGCGCGCGACCGTGGCGAGGACCCGGAGGCCGCCGTCGCCGAGGCGCAGGAGCAGGCCGTCGCCGAGGTCGCCGCCGCTGTCCAGGAGGCGGCTGCCGCCGAGGCGCGGGACGCGCGGCGTGAGCGTGAGCGGGACGACCGTGGTGGGCGCGGGTTCGAGCGCCGGGACGACCGGGGTGACCGTGGCGGGTTCCGCCGGGACCGTGAGGACCGTCCGTTCAACCGTGACCGCCGTGACGACCGCCGTGACGACCGGGGTGGCCGTGGGTTCGAGCGCCGCGAGGGCGGTTTCGAGCGCCGGGACAACGACCGTGGCTTCGAGCGGCGTGACAATGACCGTGGCGGGTTCCGTCGCGACCGCGAGGACCGTCCGTTCAACCGTGACCGCCGTGACGACCGCGGTGGGCGTGGGTTCGAGCGTCGGGACAACGAGCGCGGTGGGTTCGAGCGCCGGGACAACGACCGTGGGTTCGAGCGGCGCGACGACCGGGGCGACCGGGGTGGCTTCCGCCGGGACGACCGTGGTGGTCACCGGGGCAGCGACCGTCCGTTCAACCGTGACCGGCGTGACGACCGTCCGGGCTTCCGCTCCGGCGGGCACGACCGGCCGTACGGGCGTCGTGACGACCACCGGGGTGCCGGTTCCGGCTCGTCCTTCCGTCGTGACGACAAGCCGCGCTGGAAGCGCAACGGCTGAGTGAACGTCTGAATGTCTGAAGGGCCCTCTCGTTTCGGCGAGGGGGCCCTTTTCGTGCGCGCTTCTTGGCCACTTGTGACGCATGTCACGTGCGATGCCAGGGCATTGCATGTGACATGACAGATGACGCGATATCCGCCGAGCGCACCTCGGAACTCACCGGTGACGAGGAGCGGTTGGCGCAGCTCGGCTACACGCAGGTCCTCGCCCGCCGTATGTCGGCGTTCTCCAACTACGCGGTGTCCTTCACGATCATCTCGGTGCTGTCGGGCTGTCTCACCCTCTACGCGTTCGGCATGAACACGGGAGGTCCGGCCGTCATCACCTGGGGCTGGGTCGCCGTCGGTCTCATGACCCTCTTCGTCGGCCTCTCGATGGCCGAGATCTGCTCGGCGTACCCCACCTCGGCGGGCCTCTACTTCTGGGCGCACCGCCTCGCGCCGGCGCGGTCGGCCGCGGCCTGGGCCTGGTTCACGGGGTGGTTCAACGTCCTGGGCCAGATCGCCGTCACCGCCGGTGTCGACTTCGGTGCCGCGTCCTTCCTGGGGGCCTATCTCAACCTGCAGTTCGGGTTCGAGGTGACGCCGGGGCGGACGATCCTGCTCTTCGCGGGGATCCTGCTGCTGCACGGGCTGCTCAACACGTTCGGCGTGCGCATCGTCGCGTTCCTCAACAGCGTCAGCGTCTGGTGGCACGTCCTCGGGGTCGCCGTCATCGTCGGCGCGCTCACCTTCGCGCCGGACCACCATCAGTCGGCGTCCTTCGTGTTCGGGGAGTTCGTCAACAACACGGGGTGGGGGAGCGGGGTGTACGTCGTCGCGCTGGGGCTGCTGATGGCGCAGTACACGTTCACCGGGTACGACGCCTCGGCGCACATGACCGAGGAGACGCACGACGCGTCCACCGCCGGGCCGCGGGGCATCGTCCGGGCCATCTGGACGTCCTGGATCGCCGGGTTCGTGCTGCTGCTCGGGTTCACCTTCGCCATCCAGGGGTACGACGCCCAGCTGGGCTCCGAGACCGGGGTGCCGCCCGCGCAGATCCTCCTCGACGCGCTCGGGGCGACCGCCGGGAAGCTGCTCCTGCTCGTCGTCATCGGCGCGCAGTTGTTCTGCGGGATGGCGTCCGTGACCGCCAACTCCCGCATGATCTACGCCTTCTCGCGGGACGGCGCGCTGCCGTTCTCCCGGCTCTGGCGCACCGTCAGCCCCCGGACCCGGACGCCCGTCGCCGCCGTCTGGCTCGCGGCGGGCGGTGCGCTGGTCCTCGGCTTGCCGTACCTCATCAACGAGACGGCGTACGCGGCGGTGACCTCCATCGCCGTCATCGGGCTCTACATCGCGTACGTCATCCCGACGTTCCTGCGGGTGCGCAAGGGCGCCGACTTCGACCGGGGCCCCTGGCATCTCGGCCGCTGGTCCGGCGTCATCGGCGCGGTCTCCGTCACCTGGGTCCTCGCCATCACCGTCCTCTTCATGCTCCCCCAGGTCTCCCCCGTCACCTGGGAGACCTTCAACTACGCCCCCGTCGCCGTCCTCGTCGTCCTCGGCTTCGCCGCGACCTGGTGGCTGACCTCCGCCCGCCACTGGTTCCTCAACCCCGACCACACCCCCCAGGAATCCGCCGATCTCTGACCATTCCGCCCCCGGACACGGCCGTGTCCCCCCTACCCGATCGGCGACACGGCCCCGGGCGGCTATGCTCGGGGTGGCAACATCAGCCTCGGGCCGTTAGCTCAATTGGCAGAGCAGTGGACTTTTAATCCATTGGTTGTGGGTTCGAGTCCCACACGGCCTACCGAAGGCGGGCGAGGAACCCCATCGCCCCGCCGTGAAGCGCCCCGACCGGGTTCGACTGGTCGGGGCGCTTTGGTGTTCGCTCGGGAAGTCCGGCTGGACGGGCCGGCTGGAAGCGGCCCGGCCCGGGGCGGCGATTCTTGTCCACTCCAGCGGCAAGGCGCATCTTCCCGGCTGCTGGCACATCGTCCCGGCCGATGTCCGGCCGCCTGTCTACGGATGGGTGCTTGATTCGCCGCCCGGGGAATGGCGCCGCTGATGCGACGCAGTAGGGGGCGGCCTTCCTAGTGCGCCGTCCGCTGCTGCCACGGCCCCAGTTTCTGGGGGTTGCGGATGGCCCAGATGTGGTGGATGCGGCCGGCGGTGATGTCGAAGGCGTAGACCGTGGCGACGGTGCCGTGCTGGTGGGCGAGGAGGCCGGGGAGGCCGTTGACGGGGTGTTCCTCGAAGGTGGTGAAGTGGCCGGCGTGGTGGATGATCTCGGCGTAGGCGTGGGCGATGTGGTGGGCGCCG encodes:
- the hrpA gene encoding ATP-dependent RNA helicase HrpA, with the translated sequence MSTQPAPALGNLASRLTELSLRDAHRLGRRLEGARKIRKPEARTAVLAEIGAEVEKCAERMAQRTGRVPAVSYPEQLPVSQKKDDIAAAIRDHQVVIVAGETGSGKTTQIPKICLELGRGVKGMIGHTQPRRIAARTVAERVAEELRTPLGEAVGWKVRFTDQVDPDATFVKLMTDGILLAEIQTDRELRAYDTIIIDEAHERSLNIDFLLGYLAQLLPKRPDLKVVITSATIDPERFSRHFGDAPIIEVSGRTYPVEVRYRPLLEDDSEDADRDQITAICDAVEELQGEGPGDILVFLSGEREIRDTADALEKKKYRFTEVLPLYARLSHAEQHRVFQPHTGRRIVLATNVAETSLTVPGIKYVIDPGFARISRYSHRTKVQRLPIEPVSQASANQRKGRCGRTSDGVCIRLYSEDDFLTRPEFTDAEILRTNLASVILQMTAAGLGDIEKFPFIDPPDHRNIRDGVQLLQELNALDPAQKDPRKRLTETGRKLAQLPVDPRLARMVLEADKNGCAREVMVIAAALSIQDPRERPSDKQAQADQQHARFKDETSDFLAFLNLWRYVREQQRERGSSSFRRMCKQEYLNFLRIREWQDIYTQLRTVAKQMGIHLNEQDADGDRIHVSLLAGLLSHVGMKDVKETKDAAGNPRKEGGRNEYLGARGAKFAIFPGSALFKKPPRFVMSAELVETSRLWARVNARIEPEWVEPLAEHLLKRTYSEPHWEKDLAAVMAYEKVTLYGVPLVAQRKVNYGRIDAEVSRELFIRNALVEGDWRTHHKFFADNRKLLSEVEELEHRARRRDIVVDDDTLFDFYDQRVPEHVVSGAHFDSWWKHKRHEQPEFLDFERAMLIRESAEAVTKADYPDSWRQGQLKFRVTYQFEPGADADGVTVHIPLQVLNQVTDDGFDWQIPGLREELVTELIRSLPKPIRRNYVPAPNFAKRFLDSTVPVQEPLTTAMARELKRMVGVPFEADDFDWARVPEHLRITFRIVDERRRKLAEDKDLEALRLQLKPKARQALSKAAAVTAEREGGESLERKGLTDWTIGSLSRVFETRRAGQPVKAYPALVDDGDTVSVRLFDTEAEQQQAMWKGTRRLILRNIPVNPAKFASEKLTNAQKLALSANPHGSIQALFDDCAMAAADKLIGDFGGPAWDESSYRKLYDKVRAEIVDTTVRTVGAVQQVLAAWQAAERRLKAVSSPALLANLRDVRTQLDGLVRPGFVTRAGLRRLPDLMRYLVAVDRRLQQMPANVQRDTTRMEKVHEMQDEYAWLLEQLPKGRPVPSSVLDIRWMIEELRVSYFAHALGTAYPVSDKRIVKAIDAEVP
- a CDS encoding metallophosphoesterase family protein — its product is MSRLQESLIRWRGALGMVAVVLVGAWLGLLIVGNVRTSVGPMDTTMTLRPSIDGGTKINVSPLGALALDTHTAPVRLDVNVDQLDPVRSQALVDHPERLSGLQDEVARDVSHGALDLVVRSYAAVVTGATALGLAVYRRPRRALLAGGLALSLLTASGATAFATWKPESVLEPRFSGLLSSAPSLVGDARSIVTEFDVYQQELARLVTNVTKLYDVTSTLPVYRPDPTTVRVLHVSDIHLNPASWKIVASLVEQYDVDVIVDSGDTMDHGSAAENGFLDPIADLGAPYVWVRGNHDSLVTQRYLARMRGVHVLDDGRSVTLAGLRFAGIGDPQFTPDRSAAREEGVQEAAGRRLAGALRLGPPADVAVVHEPDAAREVDGTVPLVLSGHLHHRQTEVMKNGTRLRVEGSTGGSGLRAVEGKYPDPIEASILYFDRDSRRLQAWDEIKLGGLGETTAEVSRHLAEENKPGAPPSPSPS
- a CDS encoding metallopeptidase family protein, whose protein sequence is MLEMTREEFEELVAEALDRIPPELTRLMDNVAVFVEDEPPADDPELLGLYEGTPLTDRGEWYAGVLPDRITIYRGPTLRMCETREEVVAETEVTVVHEIAHHFGIDDERLHALGYG
- a CDS encoding DEAD/DEAH box helicase — encoded protein: MSISSSDQVVESVVESEEFVSDEAVEVSEDTTPEITFADLGLPEGVVRKLAQNGVTTPFPIQAATIPDALAGKDILGRGRTGSGKTLSFGLPTLARLAGGQTEKKRPRAVILTPTRELAMQVADALQPYGDVVGLKMKVVCGGTSMGNQIYALERGVDILVATPGRLRDIINRGACSLEDVEVAVLDEADQMSDLGFLPEVTELLDQVPAGGQRMLFSATMENEISTLVKRYLVDPVSHEVDAAQGAVTTMSHHILIVKPKDKAPVTAAIASRKGRTIIFVRTQLGADRVAEQLRESGVKADALHGGMTQGARTRTLADFKDGYVNVLVATDVAARGIHVDGIDLVLNVDPAGDHKDYLHRAGRTARAGRTGTVVSLSLPHQRRQIFRLMEDAGVDAGRHIIQGGSAFEPEVAEITGARSMTEVQAESAGNAAQQAEREVAQLTKQLERAQKRAAELRDEADRLVARVARDRGEDPEAAVAEAQEQAVAEVAAAVQEAAAAEARDARRERERDDRGGRGFERRDDRGDRGGFRRDREDRPFNRDRRDDRRDDRGGRGFERREGGFERRDNDRGFERRDNDRGGFRRDREDRPFNRDRRDDRGGRGFERRDNERGGFERRDNDRGFERRDDRGDRGGFRRDDRGGHRGSDRPFNRDRRDDRPGFRSGGHDRPYGRRDDHRGAGSGSSFRRDDKPRWKRNG